GCGTCGACTTCATCGACGAGTCGGAGGTCCTGACCCCGGCCGACTACAGCAACCACATCGACAAGTTCGATTTCACCGTGCCGTTCGTGTGCGGCGCGACGAACCTCGGCGAGGCGCTGCGCCGCATCAACGAGGGTGCCGCAATGATCCGGTCGAAGGGTGAGGCCGGCACCGGTGACGTCTCCAACGCCGTCACCCACATGCGCACCATCCGCGCCGAGATCAACCGGCTGCGGTCGATGGCCCCCGACGAGCTCTACGTCGCGGCCAAGGAGCTGCAGGCCCCCTACGAGCTGGTCCGCGAGGTCGCCGAGAACGGCAAGCTCCCGGTGGTGCTGTTCACCGCCGGCGGCATCGCCACCCCGGCCGATGCCGCGATGATGATGCAGCTCGGCGCCGAGGGCGTGTTCGTCGGCTCCGGCATCTTCAAGTCCGGCGACCCGGTCAAGCGGGCGAAGGCGATCGTCCAGGCCACCCTGAACTACGAGGACCCGGCCACCATCGCCGAGGTCTCCCGTGGTCTCGGCGAGGCCATGGTCGGCATCAACGTCGACGACATCCCGCAGCCGCACCGGCTGGCGGAACGGGGCTGGTGACCCGGTCGTGACCGACACCCCGAACACCCGCCCCGGGCTGCGTGACGTTCCCACGGAACGTCGTCCGAGGATCACCGACGTCCTGGATCTCGAGCGTATCGACTCGGGCATCTACCGTGGCCAGGTCATCC
This is a stretch of genomic DNA from Corynebacterium nuruki S6-4. It encodes these proteins:
- the pdxS gene encoding pyridoxal 5'-phosphate synthase lyase subunit PdxS is translated as MTDNTAAADAGRGTARVKRGLADMLKGGVIMDVVTPEQAKIAEDAGATAVMALERVPADIRAEGGVSRASDPDMIEGIIEAVTIPVMAKARIGHFVEAQVLQSLGVDFIDESEVLTPADYSNHIDKFDFTVPFVCGATNLGEALRRINEGAAMIRSKGEAGTGDVSNAVTHMRTIRAEINRLRSMAPDELYVAAKELQAPYELVREVAENGKLPVVLFTAGGIATPADAAMMMQLGAEGVFVGSGIFKSGDPVKRAKAIVQATLNYEDPATIAEVSRGLGEAMVGINVDDIPQPHRLAERGW